Proteins from a single region of Amblyomma americanum isolate KBUSLIRL-KWMA chromosome 10, ASM5285725v1, whole genome shotgun sequence:
- the LOC144108481 gene encoding uncharacterized protein LOC144108481, producing MLVLQAALFKGTTTPGSNILRTIVRGPAKSGHSKKEHKAPSPAKNSAPSSPPEAPSVRPAPTPSSTLRAFEGVVSFFALRSKGTSHVPTPQAEPAAKDEDLSVCLLPDEEVKEAQALWQTTCKLREMMGPTAQTSPHGWQFYLKAHGAWLAFIVGAGLFVAFMLALSMFARYRNAIVTAQKICRTEDCVIHERLLRQNINGSVDPCQDFSAYACSAWSPSKQFVSYAAATTSYAIETWFKARA from the exons ATGCTTGTCTTGCAGGCAGCACTATTCAAGGGCACGACGACACCAGGATCGAACATCCTCAGGACCATCGTGCGGGGTCCGGCAAAATCCGGACACTCGAAAAAGGAACATAAAG CGCCAAGCCCAGCCAAGAACAGTGCACCCAGTTCACCACCCGAGGCACCCTCTGTCCGCCCAGCACCCACCCCGTCGTCAACCCTGAGGGCCTTCGAAGGGGTCGTATCGTTTTTTGCGCTTCGGTCAAAG GGAACTTCTCATGTTCCTACGCCGCAAGCGGAGCCTGCCGCCAAGGATGAAGATCTCTCAGTCTGCCTCCTTCCCGACGAAGAAGTGAAAGAAGCCCAGGCCTTGTGGCAGACCACCTGCAAGCTTCGAGAAATG ATGGGACCCACGGCCCAGACGTCCCCTCACGGCTGGCAGTTTTACCTGAAGGCGCACGGCGCCTGGTTGGCGTTCATAGTCGGCGCAGGTCTATTTGTGGCGTTTATGTTGGCGCTGTCCATGTTCGCGCGTTACCGCAATGCCATTGTGACAGCGCAGAAGATCTGCCGAACCGAGGACTGCGTGATCCACGAACGACTCCTGCGCCAAAACATTAACGGCAGTGTGGACCCGTGCCAGGACTTCAGTGCTTACGCATGCTCGGCATGGAGCCCGTCCAAACAGTTTGTGAGCTACGCCGCGGCCACCACAAGTTACGCCATTGAAACGTGGTTCAAGGCACGTGCTTGA